The Streptomyces sp. NBC_00576 genome contains the following window.
GTGTGGACCAGTTCGTCGCGGTCGGCGCCTTCGGAGGGGTCGTCGTCGAGGGGAGGCCAGTTCTCGCGCCAGCTCTGCGGCATGACGTGCTCGATGGTCAGCTTGGCCCCGAGGTGCTCGCCGACAGGGGCGGTGAGCTGCTCGGTGTGGTCCGTGCGCAGCTCGTCCTCCAGCGCTTCGAGGAGGATACGGACGCGGTGGCGGTAGAGGCGGGTGTAGATGGGGTCTTGTTCCAGTGCGGTACGGAAATCGGTGTCGGTGGGCCACTGCCGGTGATGGCCCTGCATGGCTGAGAGCGCTTTGATGATCACTTCGTCCGCGCGCTCGGGCTGCCGAGATGCGGCTATGACGAGGTCGCGGAAGACATTGTTGTAGTCGCGGGTGCTCAGGTTGAGAATCGCCCGGCGCACGAGGTAACTGTCAATCGCCCGGATAGCCCGGTGTCGCCGCTCCACCGGTAGTACGGCGTCGTCGAGGCCGTAGAGGAAGAGAAGCAGGGGCATCGGGGTGGAGGTCTGCATGACCTTCATCCGGTAAAGGAAACGGCCCTCGATGCCGTGCAGTGGATGCTGGTCTATCCGGTCATAGATCTCGGCGTAACGCGCGAGTTCGGCGAAGACTTCCTCGCTGGGGGCGTTGGCCGAGTTCACCCAGTGCTCGAACTCCTTGAACAGGGAGGAAGCGGTGAACTCGCGCCGTGTGCGCATCGTGAGCCAGTAGGTCAGGAAGACGTCGAGGCGGCTGCGTTTGATGCGGCCGGTCGTCTGCTCGGTGCGCCACTCGTCCTGGTCGAAGGGAGCCCAGTACGCCTTGTAGAGCCGGTCGACGTCCGCTCCGGAGTGTTCGGCGCTGCGAAAGAGCAGGTTCTTGATCAGATCCGCGTTTTCCAGAGGCGTACCGCGGCTGTTGAGCGTCTCGAAGACGACCTGCGCGTCGTCGTGCTCCTCCAGGTCGATGATGACCAGACGCAGTTGCTCCCGCATTGTCTGTACGAGCGTTCCGAGGCGTTCGTGAGGTTCAGGGCATTCCGCCAGCCATGCGTCGATCTCCTGCTGAAAATAGGCGACAGCCCCAGCGAGACGGCCGTTTCCTCCTTCTCCGAGCATCACGGAGCGGAACTCGTCGCGATCGGCGTTGGTGGGCCAGACCTTGTAGAAGTGGTCCGGGTGCTGGCCGCTGTCGAACAAGTCCTTGTCGTTCTCCAGGAACTTGCCCAGCAGCCGTACGGACCTCTCGTGGTCGAGTGCCGTCGCCGACAGGCGGGCCGCGAAAAGAAATAACTGAAGTGTCGTCAGCCGCTGCTGACCGTCGATGACCTGCCGGGTCTCCAGGCTCGACGAAGGGTAGGGCGTCTCGTCGAAGACCACCGCGCCGAGGAAATGCGGCGCCACCGTGTCCCCGGTCTGCGCAGCCCGTTCGACCCGCTCGACGGTGCGGCGAATGTCCTCCCACAGGGCTGCCCAGTTGTCGTCCTTGTCCCACACGTACGGCCGCTGGAACAAGGGCACCGTGTACCGGATATCCCTGCCGAAGATGCGCCGCAGATCGACGGTGTCCGCTCTCATGGCCCCCCACATCGCTCGCGTTTCGTACCACGGTATCGATCTCCGGGCGTCGTCTCAGGCTGATCAGCGAACCCGCCCCTGGCGAGAGGAGTGTGGTCGAGCGCCGGCGCACGCGCGAGGCCCGGCCAGGTGGTGTGAGCTTGTTCCGCTTGGACGAGAAGGAGGGTGAAAGGAACTCAGGTTTCGAAGGGTCTAGGTGAGAAGGCGTTGAAGGAACGGGCTCGGGCTGCCATGCCAGAAGACGTCGAGGCTGTCACGTGCCCGGGTCGCTGCAACAAACAGTAGGGACCGCGCCCGCTGGACTTCCCTGCGGTAGCGGGCAGGGTCCACGTGGCGTAGCTGGTTGACCTGCTCACGGGGGACCAGACCATCACTGACCCCGGCGATGACCATGCGCTGGTACTCCAGACCCTTGAACCGGAACATGGTCCCGATGTGGATCCCGGGCTCGCCCCGGGCGCCGTCGGCGCCGATCTCCAGGGCCCGGATGCCGTGTTCCCCCAGCGTGCTCCCCAATTCGCTCGCCATGCGATTGGTGGGGACACAGATAGCGATCTGCTCGTGTGCGATCCGTTCGTCCGGATGGGCGTCCCAGGCCAGGATGTGCGCGGCGATCGCCTCGCGTTCCGCCTGCCAGTCGGGGCACGGGTGTATGCCAGGCTTGCCGCCGCTGAGCACGGAACGGTACCCGGCGAGGGTCTCCGAACTGCCGTCGAGGTCGTCGTAGGCTTCCTCGCCCAGAACCTCCAGTGCGGAGCGCAGGATCTGCCGCGTCGTCCGGTAGCTGAGGCTGAGCTTCGCGGACCGCCCACGGATGTTGATGCCAAGGCTGCCGAGTGTCACCTGGTTCTTGTAGATGCGCTGGTGGGTGTCGCCGACCAGGAACAGGTCGTCCGTGTCGCGGGCCGTCATCGCGCGCAGCATCTTCCAGTGGGCGGGGCGCAGGTCCTGCGCCTCGTCGACCACGATGTGCCGGTACCGGTGGCGCAGCCAGCCGCCGGAGCCGTCCTGGAGATGGATGTTGTCCAGGCCGCCTGCCTCCTCCCGCTGGCGTTCGATGGCGCGGATGCGCTGTTCCCGCCCTATTTCCAGGCGGGCGGCGCGCTCGGCCACCTGGTCCCACGTCTGGCGTCCCAGCCGGTCCAGACGTTGGGTGAAGCGCTCGGTGTGCTGCCAGATGGCGGCTCGATCGGATCGGCCCACGTTCTTGCCGCGTCCGGCGCGACGCGCTCGGAAGTAGTCGGTGCGGGTCCCGACGGCCTGCCCGAGAATGACCTGCGTCCATTCGTCGTGGAGGAACTCCGCGTCCCAGCCACTCTCGCCGAGTTCGTCGAGCATCGCCCGCCATTCCCGTACGGCCTGGCTGTCGTCGATGGTCTGCTTACGGCTGCCGGGCTCGGCTTCCCGCACGACGCGCAGTGCTAGCTGGTCGACGTGGCTGACCTCCACCCGCGACAGCAGTTGCTCGCCGCCCAGTTCCAGGAGCCGGGAGCGCAGGTCGGCGGCGAGATTCTTGTTGTAGGTGGTCAACAGCACGGGCTTGGTGTGGCCGGGCGGCAACTGGGACACGAGGTGCCGGACGCGGTGCAGGGCGACGATCGTCTTGCCCGTGCCGGGGCCACCGCCGACCCGGGCCGGGCCGGAGTAGCGGCGCTCCACCAGCTTGGACTGGGCAGGGTGGAGGAAGACCTTCCAGCGGCCGAAGTCCCCGGCCTCCAGCGCCTCGCGCAGCGCGTCGTCGGAAGTGGTGACGACCGTGGCGGGTCGCTCGGCGGCCGTGCGGAAGTCCTCGGTGTCGACGGGTTCCGGGGCGGCGACGGGTGCGGTGACCTCGTCCCGTACCTCGCCGAACGGTTTTCCGTCATACAGCGCCAGCAGGACCTCACCGGTGAGCTGCGGTGCGTACTCGATCAGCCCGAGGAGCTGTTCCTCGGTGGTGAGGGTACGGATGACCGGCACCAGGGGCTCCGCCACACCCAGTTCGCTCAGCTGCTCGTCGCTCCAGGCCGCGAACAGCGGCTGAGCGGAGGGAGGCGGGGCCTCGACGGGCGTGGCGGGGGCGGTGGGTGGTGACGGTTCCTGC
Protein-coding sequences here:
- a CDS encoding DUF262 domain-containing protein yields the protein MRADTVDLRRIFGRDIRYTVPLFQRPYVWDKDDNWAALWEDIRRTVERVERAAQTGDTVAPHFLGAVVFDETPYPSSSLETRQVIDGQQRLTTLQLFLFAARLSATALDHERSVRLLGKFLENDKDLFDSGQHPDHFYKVWPTNADRDEFRSVMLGEGGNGRLAGAVAYFQQEIDAWLAECPEPHERLGTLVQTMREQLRLVIIDLEEHDDAQVVFETLNSRGTPLENADLIKNLLFRSAEHSGADVDRLYKAYWAPFDQDEWRTEQTTGRIKRSRLDVFLTYWLTMRTRREFTASSLFKEFEHWVNSANAPSEEVFAELARYAEIYDRIDQHPLHGIEGRFLYRMKVMQTSTPMPLLLFLYGLDDAVLPVERRHRAIRAIDSYLVRRAILNLSTRDYNNVFRDLVIAASRQPERADEVIIKALSAMQGHHRQWPTDTDFRTALEQDPIYTRLYRHRVRILLEALEDELRTDHTEQLTAPVGEHLGAKLTIEHVMPQSWRENWPPLDDDPSEGADRDELVHTLGNLTLVTARLNPALGNMAWDDKRQWLGEHSLLRLTHGSLLNPPPNAEVNGWTSAWNEHRIHTRGAHLASLALSIWPSADQLLAAPVLSELDSK
- a CDS encoding UvrD-helicase domain-containing protein; protein product: MTKTGGVTLRLLDKADKEILRLPRTVKGALFDFQHKFKDNPRTPGLKLKQLKGDSRIWSARINDEYRALLLRLAEDDWLIVSVKHRKEVYDRLVYGINHVTGGIEYVDLQVVEDSILRRIPPQEPSPPTAPATPVEAPPPSAQPLFAAWSDEQLSELGVAEPLVPVIRTLTTEEQLLGLIEYAPQLTGEVLLALYDGKPFGEVRDEVTAPVAAPEPVDTEDFRTAAERPATVVTTSDDALREALEAGDFGRWKVFLHPAQSKLVERRYSGPARVGGGPGTGKTIVALHRVRHLVSQLPPGHTKPVLLTTYNKNLAADLRSRLLELGGEQLLSRVEVSHVDQLALRVVREAEPGSRKQTIDDSQAVREWRAMLDELGESGWDAEFLHDEWTQVILGQAVGTRTDYFRARRAGRGKNVGRSDRAAIWQHTERFTQRLDRLGRQTWDQVAERAARLEIGREQRIRAIERQREEAGGLDNIHLQDGSGGWLRHRYRHIVVDEAQDLRPAHWKMLRAMTARDTDDLFLVGDTHQRIYKNQVTLGSLGINIRGRSAKLSLSYRTTRQILRSALEVLGEEAYDDLDGSSETLAGYRSVLSGGKPGIHPCPDWQAEREAIAAHILAWDAHPDERIAHEQIAICVPTNRMASELGSTLGEHGIRALEIGADGARGEPGIHIGTMFRFKGLEYQRMVIAGVSDGLVPREQVNQLRHVDPARYRREVQRARSLLFVAATRARDSLDVFWHGSPSPFLQRLLT